The Coregonus clupeaformis isolate EN_2021a chromosome 37, ASM2061545v1, whole genome shotgun sequence sequence CTCTTCAATGAGCAGCTCTCCTGAACTATACAGCTTTCTTTTGATAGCCCTGAACCCGGTACTGAGCCTGAGTGTGTGTCTCCCACTCTGCCTCTGGGGGGACACAGCCACCCGGCCCCCAAAGAGCCTCTGCACCTTGGGCCAGAACCCCCCCACCTCTGGCCGTAGCACGAGGGTGAGATGGAAGGTAGGAACCAGGTTATGGTCAACGGCTATCTGCTCCACACTACACAGTTTCCCCCCCAATTCCCCTTGTTGGTCCCCCTGCTCCACACACAGATCAATGAGCGCCCCCTTGAGGCCGCAAGGCTCACTAGCAGCCAGATGGAGAAGTTCCCGACTGATGTTGTGCAGGAGAGGATCTGGTAGGACCAGTTTGGAGCAGCACAGGACAGTGTTTGTAGCGTCGGAGAGGCTCTCGACAATGGTCTTTACAACCTGGGCACAGACAGATTCCTCCAACGGGCTGTAGAAGAGACCACTTTCGGACTCTGATATCATGGACATGTCTGTGACTGATCCTGGAACAGAAAAGAAAACGATAAGGCTACTTTTCTTTCagtgtactgtacagtactgtaacaATCGATTTGGGATTAACTTTTTTATATGAAGCCTATGGATAAGCAACTATTGATCCCAATAAAAAAAGTGTTGTACTTCTAAATCTGTTTTGGAATCAATATTAGACTGACTATTGCTGCATAGCTTTTGTGTGATACACTATTTTGCAACTTTGTAGCAATCCTTAATAAAGTAAAgacagtacattttacattttagtcatttagtagacgctcttatccagagcgacttacaaattggtgcattcaacttatgatagctagtgggacaaccacccaatATACGCTACTCCTCACTCAGTAAGGCAAAAGGCTGAAGTGCTAAACAAACACTCACCAGTTTCACTGTTCCAACTGCAATGATCTTTGTCTGCCAACCGTTGATTGATCCTCTTGAGTACGGTTAGTTTCTGCACCAGATTCCCCCAGGACAACCGTTGAGAACCCAGGTCGTCctgtggggagggagagaaactgtCGTCCAGCGAGTTGTTATGAGAAGACGTAAAGGACATTTTAAAATGTgtttacagtgaaagaagaaatGAAAGAAGAAATAAAAGAAGTGCTAGCGCTCTGAGCGCTACGTCTGCCCAGCCGTAATACACTAAAGGCAACAATACAATGGAACTAGCTAAATAAATAACCGAGTAAACACTCCTCCCACATATGGCTACCGACCAATCAGATGATCTGGCACGTTCCCAACGTCCTAACTAACGTAGGAGCAAGTGAcaaggtcgtcactagttaccacagccacaaattcataaaccccgcccatttatactatttctgttttaaaaatcagattttaaacctaaccttaaccacactgctaaccgtaTACctcaccttaaattaagaccaaaaagcacatttttgtgtGCATAAacttttacgatatagccaatatTGACTTTGTGGCTGGAAACCAGCTTGCCTAGTAACATTTTGGGTCCTTTGATGAAGCCCCCCGAGCACTGTGCCCCACCCCCTCTCAGCTCCACCCCTCTCAACTTTACTATCAAACGCCACGAAACCCACGTAACCCACGTACCCAAAGATAGTGTCGACTATCCCCACACCAACCCTTGAAATGTACACAATTTGGTATTTCTCAGGGGAGAAAATGTCATGACTCTAGAACAGTAAAAGTTTCCAGTTTTGAGGAAAAGTGAACTACATGTTGTTCAACTGGTAATTTAACTatattttgcagtagcttggtggtagtttaacTCAATTGaaatctaggtagtgttttcaATAGTTAATTACTTGTTGacatgtagtggtgtagctaactactggaactacacactacttcctttgctaaaataaaataaaatataggtGAAATAGGCAATAGCCTAATTTCCTTTCTTGTTTTTGttatcagacctgcctaattcacACGTGGACatcgtttttgtgtttaatatgCTAAATTACAGATTGTATTAACATATAACCCCAAAGTGATCTGTTCTTATGATATGTAGTctttgacatttcagatttagccTACATATGATTATGTTTCACggagtagtttggatgtagtgaactactttttcaaagtaatttagttaagtaaactatattttttctTAAcagtagctttagtgtagcttaatcttccagtgtgaagtaattgttaacctatattttcagagtagctacCACAACACTGAATGTTTCTAGTTCTTTCATGACATTTAATTAAAGTTTTGCTTTCTGATATCTGGGGCATGCACGCTACCTAGGCACATCTTGAGTCATTTGACACATCTAcagggcctcatttataaacataGCGTATACAAAAGATCccccaaaatatatataaaaaagcacTAATAAAAACTGAATTTGATGTGAGAATGTGCTTAACTCTCtgcaaactttagaccatgcgtaTGCACAATATCTAGTGGTTGAAGTGTTGCATTGCAAGCAGGCAAGTACATTTTGTGAAAGtgggggatatacagtggggggaaaaattatttagtcagccaccaattgtgcaagttctcccacttaaaaagatgagagaggcctgtaattttcatcataggtacacgtcaactatgacagacaaattgaggaaaaaaaatccagaaaatcacattgtaggatttttaatgaatttatttgcaaattatggtggaaaataagtatttggtcacctacaaacaagcaatatttctgtctctcacagacctgtaacttcttctttaaaaataaaaaatacattctttaagaggctcctctgtcctccactcgttacctgtattaatggcacctgtttgaacatgttatcagtataaaagacacctgtccacaacctcaaacagtcacactccaaactccactatggccaagaccaaagagctgtcaaaggacaccagaaacaaaattgtagacctgcaccaggctgggaagactgaatctgcaataggtaagcagcttggtttgaagaaatcaactgtgggagcaattattaggaaatggaagacatacaagaccactgataatctccctcgatctggggctccacgcaagatctcaccccgtggggtcaaaatgatcacaagaacggtgagcaaaaatcccagaaccacaaggggggacctagtgaatgacctgcagagagctgggaccaaagtaacaaagcctaccatcagtaacacactacgccgccagggactcaaatcctgcagtgccagacgtgtccccctgcttaagccagtacatgtccaggcccgtctgatgtttgctagagtgcatttggatgatccagaagaggattgggagaatgtcatatggtcagatgaaaccaaaatagaagtttttggtaaaaactaaacttgtcgttttgcatccaaagaacaccatacctactgtgaagcatgggggtggaaacatcatgctttggggctgtttttctgcaaagggaccaggacgactgatctgtgtaaaggaaagaatgaatggggccatgtattgtgagattttgagtgaaaacctccttccatcagcaagggcattgaagatgaaacgtggctgggtctttcagcatgacaatgatcccaaacacaccgcccggttaacgaaggagtggcttcataagaagcatttcaaggtcctagagtggcctagccagtctccagatctcaaccccatagaaaatctttggagggagttgaaagtctgtgttgcccagcgacagccccagaacatcactgctctagaggagatctgcatggaggaatgggccaaaataccagcaacagtgtgtgaaaaccttgtgaagacttacagaaaacgtttgacctgtgtcattgccaacagagggtatataacaaagtattgataaacttttgttattgaccaaatacttattttccaccataatttgcaaataaattcataaaaaatcctacaatgtgatttttcctaattttgtctgtcatagttgacgtgtacctatgatgaaaattacaggcctctctcatctttttaagtgggagaacttgcacaattggtggctgactaaatattttttttccccactgtaataataatatgccatttagcagacgcttttatccaaagcgacttacagtcagacAATATACAATATACATATTAATAATGAGAAATATGAATATATTTCctatatatttatttcatttcatttatttcatttccatgatcattgcagaataatgatcacacacacatacgttcTATGTACTAAAGTCAGTAGACAAGACATGCtgcttttattttaattttgacTCCAATGGGACACAATGGTCATGGAGATACGACCATAAAATTGCAACCATTAATGGCCACCAGATTATCACCTGGGCTtggtttttcaaaatgtttaatcTAAATCAGATTAATCCTGATTCTGTAAAACCTGATTCTGATTTTTTTGCCCACTAAAttgttattttgaccaatcagatcagctctaaaaaatatctgatgttaaaaaggatctgatgtgattgggcaaaagaccaattagtggaaaaaatatcagaattgggctggctgtctaaacgcagcctaatAGTATTTTTTGCAATCCAGGATCAGATCGATCTGGCTGTTTTTGAGCCGTTTTTTCAGAAAATAATCGGATAGGATCATTTTGATCCAGATACCTGTCATGTGtcaaatgtgcagcggtaggacggagtcaggcgcaggacacagaactgagtacacaacgtactttactctgaaaaaacaaacactaatttccacgcagggaaaacacaccagctcacaaaaGTGTATGACACAACacaatgaacaaacacgcacaaaaccatgtgggaaccagagggttaaatagggaaataatcataatgcaatgggaaccaggtgtgtacaaacaagacaaaacaaatgtaaaacagaaacgtagatcggtggcagctagaaagctgGTGACGAtgaccgccgatagccgcccgcacaaggagaggcaccaacttcggcggaagtcgtgacaataccACAATATCAAAATCACAGAATTCAGATATTCAGTGCTTTGAACAGGCCTACACCATGCCTACTACTGGACAGTTCTGTAAACAACATAAATGAAGGTACCTAAGATTAAACATAATATAGCCTGCATATCACTTGTAAGTAAGTACCTTCATTTATTTGACACTTCTCAATATAACAACTGACCACATACCAGGGGAGAACGCCTGCcacctctcattgaagccacggaAGTTCAAGGCCAATCACGGTACTGCAGGCATTCTTAGCAGAAAACAGGgtcccccattatagtgaatggaaaaatggcaatctttgtgtaaatatatattttttaacacaaTCATTGttccaataattgcttctaatacatCAGATGCATGTTCCTGAACTgattattttaaaatcgcacacagaagaagaggataatgtacaggtaactgccaaaataagggaaacacttgagtaaatgagggacaaAGTATATTGAacgcaggtgcttccacacaggtgtggttcctgagttaattaagcaattaacatcccatcatgcttagggtcatttatAAAAgactgggcaggccattattatggctaccatggctatgccccataggatgacaatgcccccatccacagtgCACGAATGGTCACTGAATGCTTTGATTAGTGTGAAAAATATATAAGCCATATACCATGGCAGTCTCAGTCACCAAATCTCAACCCAACTgaacacttacagtgagggaaaaaagtatttgatcccctgctgattttgtacgtttgcccactgacaaagaaatgatcagtctataattttaatggtaggtttatttgaacagtgagaatcagaataacaacaaaaaaaatccagaaaaactcatgtcaaaaatgttatgaattgatttgcattttaatgagggaaataagtatttgacccatctgcaaaacatgacttagtacttggtggcaaaacccttgttggcaatcacagaggctgacgtttggcaactcgaacgttcagctccctccacagattttctatgggattaaggtctggagactggctaggccactccaggaccttaatgtgcttcttcttgagccactcctttgttgccttggccgtgtgttttgggtcattgtcatgctggaatacccatccacgacccattttcaatgccctggctgagggaaggagaatctcacccaagatttgacggtacatggccccgtccatcgtccctttgatgcggtgaagttatcctgtccccttagcagaaaaacacccccaaagcataatgtttcctcctccatgtttgacggtggggatggtgttcttggggtcataggctgcattcctcctcctccaaacacggtgagttgagttgatgccaaagagctccattttggtctcatctgaccacaacactttcacccagttctcctctgaatcattcagatgttcattgacaaacttcagacgggcatgtataagtgctttcttgagcagggggaccttgcgggcgctgcaggatttcagtccttcacggcgtagtgtgttaccaattgttttcttggtgactatggtcccagctgccttgagatcactgacacgatcctcccgtgtagttctgggctgattcctcactgttctcatgatcattgcaactccacgaggtgagatcttgcatggagccccaggcagagggagattgacagttattttgtgtttcttccatttgcgaataatcgcaccaactgttgtcaccttctcaccaagctgtttggcgatggtcttgtagcccattccagccttgtgtaggtctactatcttgtccctgacatccttggagagctctttggtcttggccatggtggagagtttggaatctgattgattgattgcttctgtggacaggtgtcttttatacaggtaacaaactgagattaggagcactccctttaagagtgtgctcctaatctcagctcgttacctgtataaaaaacacctgggagccagaaatctttctgattgagagggggtcaaatacatatttcccaaatcaatttataacatttttgacatgcgtttttctgcattttttgttgttgttattctgtctctcactgttcaaataaacctaccattaaaattatagactgatcatttctttgtcagtgggcaaacgtacaaaatcagcaggggatcaaatacttttttctctcactgtatgggagattctggagcggcgcctcagacagcgttttccaccaccatcaacaaaacaccaaatgatggaatttctcatagAAGAATGGTGTAAGTGTAACAAACAATGAATAAACCAACAAGAACAAAACACAGACAGTTGTCTTTGGCTCTATCCACATACCTGAGTTATCAACccatttaatctctctctctctctctcatgtgcaTTCATTTGGACCTGGCCCGGTCTTCTAAAATCAAGACCTGTGCTGATTTGATCAGCATTACAAGGAGGAGGTAGAGTTAAGGCAGAGTTGGCAGTAACCATAGAAACGCCATGCTTTTGTGGAGAGAGGGCCTCCTGAAATGAGAAGGGCAAAGGTTAGAAAACGTGACTGTGGATGGGTTTTAGAAATTGAGTGCACTGTGTTGGATGGGAGTAATATTAATGTATTGTGTTTACTTGTTTTGTTAATAATGTTTTTAacagaatccccccccccccatacacacacacacacacacacagagagaaagacaggggtGTACTTAGCTTAGGCCATCTCAATGCTGGCTAGCCTAACATTGCATAACGCTGCAGATAGAAACAGAGTGTACAGATTGGATATGGTTCTCTCCATGCTACAATATCTGTCTGTAGAACATTGCAGTGTTCCACCAATTAAATTAATCCCAAGTTCTCCTGAAATAGTTTTCTCTTCACAATAACATACGTATGAAAAAATGATTATATCAGAACATgtttgcattccaaatggcacccttagggctctggtcaaaagtagtgcactatatagggaatagggtgccatttggaatgcacccATATCAGCTGGTTCCATATCAGCTGGTTTGAATGACACAGAATAAACATTACACCATTAAAACATTGCCATTGACTGTCATAGTTTACCAGATAAGATTGTAGTGTTTGATAAGTGAACACCTAGTATGGCAACAGTTCAAGATATTGACCCCTGAAACGAGTCCAGAATGCCCAGATAGTTtctgatgcaaggtgatttgtagatcagtcagtcggcagtcgcctgcagtcgttttgatgctctcgaacaaGGCCAATATTTTTGACTGCTGGGACACATTTTTCTGCGATGAACCCAGCGTGAACCAGCAGCAGGAATTCGCCATTGGTTGATGCGTTGCCTCGTCTGAGTACGAATGGGCAGCAGAACGCCCCCTTACAAAAACACCCCGCCGGGCGAAAAATAGTTGAATccacgttgtttccacgtcatttcaacccccaaaatctatgtgatgacgttgaatcaaagtGGGACACTAATTGGGGTTTacgtatttttttcacccaactttaaCCTTCTTGTTGATTTCATTTTGAATTCACATTAattataaaaacaaataaatagaGTCACACactctatgtataaactcccagtaatttatagGGTAaatgatgccgaaacgttggtggttttTTACCCAAttaattactgggagtttatacatagagtgtgcaactctctttatttgtttttatagttTACAGTTTATTCTCCGTTGGCCAGCACCACTACACTAAgtgatgttctctgggtgtgcgccagctcatgcttttttattagaattcacattagttgacaactcaaccaaatgtaaaccaCTAGATCACTGATCACTGATAGGTGATCACcgatagggggcgctgtgttgaagccaccgtgcCTCGATCTTGGCCTGACCattgtaaaacatatttttgaagctatagaaatgcatttattatgtctacatttgtttttgccacatttattttattacatgcaccttaatgcatactttaaaattatattatgtgagctaaacaaacaaataaatgaaaaaatatatataactttttttccttaaagtatacttttttttaatgactaatgttactgtccccactacaacaatacatacttaaatacatgtaattttgtccttgaaacatttaattgagatACTGTAGAATTTCATTCATTCcaatggaggactgctcctactgggaaGTGCCAATATGGCTAACCGATGGCTTCagagcctctcaatggccaatacatagaattagcaatccagggtttatatacatcattggtctgtgcccagtgggacgtgcatgcatgtagcctaggcctaatcTCCAGTTCATAGCGTTTTAAGAAATCCGGTGGTAATGGCAAAGATGGTGTATAATGAAGTTGTCACATAAAGGCCATTTACCATTAATTATCAAGGCCGTTTACCAAAAATGATCAAGGTTCCTGTCTGTGTAAATGGGCGTTCCCTCTCTCGCGTGAGAGGGAACGCCAACTTACAGAGACAGGAACCTTGACAATTGTTTTCAATAGGAAACTGCCCAATAACAAACAGCTGGCTCTGATCTACTTATTCCCCCCTCTATCATTCTCTGAGGTGACTTCATCAAAAActgcatgacctttgatcacatggtttttgtaaagttcatgcagtcgacatgtagGCGCAAGTCAGACAATTTTTATCCCCATTATCCAacactttgaaaggcggtgaccaatagtaatgagcgattagtgctttttgaggtcggttcgatttctgttcaattatttaaaaaatatcacAGTTTTCGATTTCTGTTTCgatatttttttttaacattaAATGATTTATGAAATGATTTTAGAGCTTTTTCATGAaaattccaaagccaaaaatagTGAACATCCAATTggcaaaacattgaaaatattccattgtctctgtcaggtccacattgggtagacatcaatagaacaacagtaaattactatgaaataataaagtatttcagttgtgtatattacttagtttgtatttgattactttattatttttaattccttaaagtcatcatctcatctctgctcaggcagtagcagccagcctgCCAGACAGacaaccatctaacgttatctctgtgctccccatactgtactgtctttagttaTCCTACTTatctagcctgcctaagtatgctgcagagctgtctgacaaaatcattttcctagttcttcaaagtagataaggcatactttcacgaactgtctctatccctgtacacacatatgatttcagtttgtgagtttgtgatatgggggttggagCCATGTTTATTTCGACATTATAAAGAAAAACTTTTATAAACGATGGCAACACTGtcatgttgatctgagccttgctgttggaaaaccgcctcagtgtccgactttcggctgtcgcagatgcacctcccccaaCTTCACTCCTTGACTTTgttgggatctattttcttacaactagatgtgatgcctagcttagaaagaatacattaatgattaaacataataggtttgtgctgtactgatatagattgtttaacataacaagctgtgattaatgtgaggaaccgttagggggtaggctgagacagacttgtgactcacacacacacacactgcctctttgttaaactgctcaaggacatgtgtactgctacaatgaagaagaacaaactatgtctgaggttgctgactcgagacaagttgtaaagataacaactaatgcccggcaacagtgaagcgccaaggggctgggaccagcctgggCGCCAATGATAGGTTGGATAAATTTtaaccacacccagcctctattctgacaggcccagcagggagcgggaactatctctgtcagagtatttaaagaagaacttataagaatagctcagttctctgtctgccctgcatggtgtttcagtgggcccgtatatacgaacatcatatttaccattcaagtgtttgcattaattaaaatactagtatatcttaAAAGACGTGTGTTAACCTCTTTTGTTCCTTATACCAGATTCGAATTGACGCAATTTGACAACTTTCATCTACAGTCGGTTGAATTTGCCTTACCACTCAAACACGACCCTTGACTTGATTTCTCTCATGAATTTTTTGAATTCTCTATAGAGAAACGGGGTGTTGGGCTCACATAAAAAACAAACTAAATGAACcgacgtcggtcaattagttgtttaataaccgAAACCCCCCAGAAatgttggttaatcgctcagcactagtgaATAACGATGGTCATCGATTTAGCTAAACTGATCCGCTCCAACACACCTAATGAGTAGTTGTGATGCctggtgatttgtagatcagtcagtcagcagCCGCCTACACTGTCGGCTGGAATTCGAGCAAGCCCATTGCGTAGAACAGCACTACATTCTGTTCATTTGCAATTGGCCATTTATGTCGGTtagatagcacagccacaaagtcaaaattgggtATATCGTAAACATTTATCAAGACAAAAATGTGCTTGTTGGTCCTAATTTAAGATTAGGGGTAGGCATAAGGTTACCAGTGTGGTTAaagttatggttaaggttaggtttaggtttaaaatcacattttaagaagatacattttagaaataggcagggtttttgaccttgtggctgtggtaactagtgatgacCAATTATGTCTCTACCAGTGATTTATATAAACCCTGCATTGTTGATGGTATGTATTCGCCAtagagaggctttgaagccaccggtcagcCATATTgacactccccagtaggagcagtcctccataggaatgaatggaattctacagtatttcaattaaatgtttcaaggacaaagtTACATGTATTGAAGTATTTTTTTGGTTATAGTTGGGACAGTAAAATTAGTAATctctaaaaaatgtttttatatttttttcattttttatttttatgtttagttcccataatataatttaaaagtatgcattaaagtgtctgtaatagaatacatgtggcaaaaacgaatgtagacataataaatgcatttctatagcttcctaaGTATTTTTGTCACCGGTGAGGGAGGGCCAAGATGTAGgcacggtggcttcaacacagagcgcccttttgtatatataaataattggtctctacttgaaaatctaccagttctatatcgtggagctccgccccataggggagctctgctcctattggtttaccctctgccctaaggcagcatcagcctgagacaaaattatgcacacacctgcagccaataggagtacaggtgtccctataagaggggatgcctcccctcaatctgcctccctttatcttcagcgactggactagactgaagaagccaagaagagacgaagagaagactcaggacgaagaaaacgccgtcgattttccagttcatcgacgtcgtcctacaatgagcacaccaagcttatccatagggtaagtatttaacaaaagctcttttcagagctcaatgtcgctgttcccCTTGGCGGCTGTCACCCACCCCCCGACATATGTTTCGTGGGTCGAGGGACACAGCACGCCAGGGACGGCCTCATTAATCCCCTactatgcgccagctgcgccctccttttttgaaggagtggaagcagcgttgggcatttttagggaggatattcctcttgaggatgtgctatcagtgttagtctcagcttctgaggcatcatctgaaggcgctgactcaggagatgacagggctattggggaagaa is a genomic window containing:
- the LOC121553283 gene encoding DNA damage-inducible transcript 4 protein-like; protein product: MSFTSSHNNSLDDSFSPSPQDDLGSQRLSWGNLVQKLTVLKRINQRLADKDHCSWNSETGSVTDMSMISESESGLFYSPLEESVCAQVVKTIVESLSDATNTVLCCSKLVLPDPLLHNISRELLHLAASEPCGLKGALIDLCVEQGDQQGELGGKLCSVEQIAVDHNLVPTFHLTLVLRPEVGGFWPKVQRLFGGRVAVSPQRQSGRHTLRLSTGFRAIKRKLYSSGELLIEEC